One Carassius auratus strain Wakin chromosome 3, ASM336829v1, whole genome shotgun sequence genomic region harbors:
- the LOC113044275 gene encoding cytochrome b561-like has product MDGMPLSMGSLRTLPWYVAGSQVLGVACVVITGVWMGHYRGGYAWDGSAQFNVHPLCMVLGLVFLYGDAVLVYRVFRNETKRSVKILHALLHMIALVISIVGLVAVFDFHSSAKISHMYSLHSWCGMLTFVLFILQWLLGLGFFLFPWASAQLRSWYLPLHVFFGLLLLVMSVGSCLLGITEKLLFSIKETYPRFTSEGVLANTLGLLLVCFGVVVGYVVTREDFRRPPNPEEEALSVHFKTLSEGEIPSSP; this is encoded by the exons ATGGATGGTATGCCGTTGAGCATGGGTAGCTTGCGGACGCTGCCATGGTACGTGGCGGGCTCTCAGGTGCTGGGGGTGGCTTGTGTGGTGATCACAGGTGTGTGGATGGGACATTACAGAGGAGGCTATGCCTGGGATGGCTCAGCACAGTTTAACGTACACCCTCTCTGTATGGTCCTCGGTCTGGTCTTCCTTTATGGAGATG CCGTTCTGGTTTATCGTGTCTTTAGAAACGAGACTAAGCGTTCAGTGAAAATTCTCCATGCTCTGCTGCATATGATAGCCCTAGTCATCAGTATTGTGG GTCTGGTGGCCGTATTTGACTTCCATTCGTCAGCTAAGATCTCTCACATGTATTCTCTGCACAGCTGGTGTGGCATGCTCACTTTTGTGCTGTTTATCCTACAG TGGTTGCTGGGACTGGGATTTTTCCTTTTCCCATGGGCCTCTGCTCAGTTGAGGAGCTGGTATCTCCCACTGCACGTCTTCTTCGGCCTGTTGCTGCTGGTCATGTCTGTGGGATCCTGTCTGCTGGGAATCACAGAGAAACTGCTCTTCAGTATCAA GGAAACTTACCCCAGGTTTACTAGTGAGGGGGTCCTGGCGAACACTTTAGGCTTGTTGCTGGTGTGCTTTGGTGTCGTGGTGGGTTATGTGGTGACGAGAGAAGATTTTAGGCGACCGCCGAATCCCGAGGAGGAGGCTCTCTCAGTGCACTTTAAGACCCTGTCGGAAGGAGAAATCCCCAGTTCTCCCTAA